The DNA segment TAGCTGGAAATATCGGTTGCAAACTGCACCCCACCAAGTGAGATTGCGGTGAAGAAACCAAAAATAAGTGGGAAAACCACAAAATAGGCAAACGCCACACCACAATAAAACAACAATGAACTTGAAAAAAGTAAAGGTGCAATTAAACGGCGTTCATGCTTATACAAACCCGGCGCAACAAAAGCCCAAATTTGATACAGAACTAATGGCACCGCAACAAACACCGAAGCCACTAAAGTGAGTTTTAATGGGGTAAAGAAAGGTGAAGCGACATCCGTTGCAATCATACTCGCGCCTTCAGGCAAACGATCGATTAATGGCGCAGACACAAATTCGTAGATATCACTGGAAAACCAAACTAAGCAGACAAAAACCACTAAAACCGACACAATCGCTTTTAAGATTCGATTTCGCAACTCAATAAGATGGCTGATAAGTGGTTGAGTTTCTTCTTGGGTGGACATGGAAACCTCTTGGTCACACAAGGCTCATTAACCACTTTCGTTGCTAATGAGCCATCAATAACAGGAGCTAGGCTTTATTATCGGTTGATGATTGTGCCGGCTGCGACTCCGAATCATCTTTCATGATGTGGTTTTCATCGGGTAAGAGTTCGTCTTGAGTTGTCGCAGAAGGCGCTTGCTCATCACTATCCGCCGATGAACTGGAAGAGGTTTCTTTCGCATAGGGACGCTGTACATCTTGCGCCGCTTTTTTCAGCTCTTCGATTGAAGATTGCAATTCTGGAGACAAATCTTTCATCCCCATTTGTTCTGCTTTACGCAAATTATCTTGCAGTTCTTGAATCTTAAGCTCTTGCGATAATTCTTCTTTGACATTATTTGCCATCGTTTTCGCTGTGCGCACAAACTTACTCACGCTACGAATCGCGACCGGCAAACGCTCTGGCCCAAGAACCACCAGCGCCACGACCGATATTAATACCAGCTCCCAAAAACCGATATCAAACACCGATTAGCCCTGCTCTTTTTCTTTTTTCGCGTCAGTTTCTACGCTTGAGTCAACTTTGTTTTGATCAATCGATTTTGCTTCAAAATCGGCATCTTTCGCTGCTGTTTTTTGTGCTGCATCTTTTTTATCACCATCATTCATGGCTTCTTTAAAGCCTTTTACTGCAGAGCCTAGATCGCCACCAATACCACGTAATTTTTTAGTACCAAATAACAATACAACGATAACTGCGATGATCAAAAGTTGCCAAATACTGATTCCGCCCATTTGTTTTACCTCGGGTCAAATAAAAAGAAACACATCATAATGTGCAAAGTTTACGATTTAATTACGGTAAGCTCGCCAACTTGCTAACCAAAAAATGGCGCCAGTCACAGCAAACCCACCAGATAACGGGTGATGCCAATCGGTCGTACTCAATTGTAATATCGCTGAGCATACGATTAATGTTGCGCCAATGCCAAATAAAAACTTACCGGTTGTCTGTTTTCGTTTGCTTGCCGAATATAGGGCAAAGTAACGTGCTACATTTTGATCTAAGTCACGACCTCGCTTCAAAGTCTCATACAGTAACTCAGGTAGCTCAGGGAGCTTTTCCGCCCACAACGGCGCTTTATCTTTCACTGCATTCAATACTGCTTTGGGGCCAACCTGCTCCATCATCCAATTTTCTAAAAACGGCTTGGCGGTTTGCCATAAATCCAATTGAGGATACAACTGACGACCGAGCCCTTCGATATACAACAATGTCTTCTGCAACAGAACCAGCTGAGGCTGAACTTCCATATTAAAACGACGTGCGGTATTGAATAAGTTTAGCAGCACATGACCAAAGGAGATTTCACACAAAGGCTTGGCAAAAATCGGCTCACATACTGTGCGAATCGCCGCTTCAAAATCAATAATATTGGTGTCTGCGGGTACCCAACCAGAATCAACATGCAATTCAGCCACACGACGATAATCACGATTAAAAAAGGCTAAGAAATTCTCGGCTAAATAGCGTTTATCTTCGCTATTTAAGGTCCCAACGATACCGCAGTCTAAACCAATCCATAGTGGGTCTTCAGGTGTATCCCAAGAAACAAACACGTTACCAGGATGCATATCTGCATGGAAAAAACTGTCTCGAAATACTTGAGTAAAGAAAACACTGACACCTTTCTCCGCTAAGCGTTTCATATTGGTGCCATTTTTCGCTAATGCTTCAAGATCAGAGACTTGGATACCATAAATACGCTCCGACACCATGAGGTGCTCTGAACAAAAATCCATGTACACATCTGGAACATATAAGTCTTTACTGTCGATAAAATTACGACGCAATTGCAGCGCATTCGCCGCCTCCATGCGTAAATCCAATTCGCTTAATAAGGTGCGCTCGTATTCTTTTACCACTTCTACTGGCTTTAACCTACGAGCATCAGGCATAAAACGTGCCACAATATGAGCAAGGCGATACATCAGCCTCAAATCCGCCTCTATTATAGGGCGGATATCAGGACGAATAACTTTAAGAACGACCTCCTGGCCAGTCGATTTAATTTTTGCGGTATGCACTTGAGCAATGGAAGCCGAAGCGAGAGGATCGATATCAAATTCATCAAACCATTGTTCTATCGGCCCACCTAAAGATTTTTCGATTTGTTTTTGAGCACGCGCACCATCAAAAGGCAGGACTTTATCTTGTAATAAGGCAAGAGGATCGGCGATATAGTCAGGAAACAAATCACGGCGAGTTGACATCATTTGCCCAAACTTAATCCAAACGGGACCAAGTTCTTGTAATGCTAAACGTAATCGTTCACCAACCGGTTTATCCTGGTGCTTTTTACGAATCCAAAATAAACTTTTTACCCCTATACGTGGAAGTTTCGTTAGTTGGTGGTGGGGTAATAATTCTTCTAACCCGTATTCTAGTTGGATTTGAATAATTCGATATAAACGCTTCAACTCACGAAATGTCATGCTTTCTCCATTAAGCGTGCAATACGTTGCTCCAACACACCAGCCTTACCAGAAACCTCATCCACTTGGTCACAAAAATGGGCTATTTCAAGCGGATTAGGGGCAACTTTCCATTCTTCTATCAGTACCGTCGACAATTTTCTCTGTTGTCGTTCAGCACTGGATTTTAGCCATTTCATCTGCCCTTTTACGCCTTGGACGACGGTATGAGCAAGCACGTCTCCGATCAGGCGAGAAAGCCACTCTTCCGGATCTGGCTTGATAGCGGTCATGAGTTGCGAAAACTTTTGTGCCAATTGAATATCACCATCCAAAACCAGCTTATCTTGTTTGATTAATTTGGTGATGTTGGCATGGTCTTTAAGTTCAGGCAAAACAGAAAGCTTAAGGCTTAAATAGCAATCTGGCTCAGCCTCATAATGACTGAGCACATCAATTTGGTGACTAAACACAAACACGAGACGACGGTCGAACTCTTGTATGTGCACAACAATGACTTTGCCCTTTAGGCGAGCGACTTGCTGTTGATGGGTCGGAGAGTCTGCAATCAAACGATTTAATGTGGTTTCAATCGCTCCTGTTACCAATGGCTCAAATGGCATACGACGTCCTTAAAACTTATATCCACGGTGCAGCGCAACAATGCCACCAGTTAAGTCAAAGTATTTCGTTTGCTCAAAGCCAGCCTCTTCCATCATAGCCTTCAATGTCTCTTGATCGGGATGCATGCGGATAGACTCGGCAAGATAACGGTAACTATCGGCATCATTCGCCACCAATTCACCAATACGCGGCAATAAATGGAAAGAATACGCATCATAAATTTTCGATAATGCTTCAAATTTTGGCTTAGAAAACTCAAGCACCAATAAACGACCGCCAGGCTTCAACACACGAAACATTGAACGTAAGGCTTTGTCTTTATCCGTTACATTACGCAGGCCAAAACTGATGGTAATGCAGTCAAAATAATCATCTGGGAACGGTAATTCTTCCGCATTCGCTTGTACATAATGCACGTTACCCACGATACCGATATCACGTAGCTTATCGCGCCCCACTTTAAGCATTGAGTTATTGATATCAGCGAGAATCACTTCACCTGAATCACCAACAATGCGAGAAAATTTTGCTGTTAAGTCACCAGTACCACCAGCTAAATCCAATACTTTTTGACCAGGACGAACACCACTGCAATCAATAGTAAAGCGCTTCCATAAACGATGAATTCCGCCTGACATCAAGTCATTCATGATGTCGTATTTAGCGGCAACGGAATGAAACACTTCAGCGACTTTTTCAACTTTCTGCTCTTTTGCCACGGTTGAAAACCCAAAATGGGTCGTTTCATCTTGTGATTTAGAGTGGTCTGCTTGTATTTGCTTATCCGTCATCTTTTCCATTACTCCGACTTGGGCACAGATGTGAGCTCATTTAAATTGGGTTAGTTTACTTTATCCTCAACCGCTTGTCTGTGGTTGTCGAGGTCATTTTGTGCAATTTCAGTGATTTCTTGGCTGATGCCTTTTTTTACTTCCACCCCAAGCGATTTAAAACTTTCCGCCTGACGGATCAGGTTGCCTCGTCCAGTGCTGAGTTTATTCATCGCGCCTTGGTAGCTCGTTTGCGCTCTTGTTAAGGCTTGCCCCACATTTTCCATATCATCAACAAATAAACGCATTTTGTCATACAGCTTACTGGCCTTCTCCGCGATCATTTTGGCGTTTTGGTTTTGTCTCTCGTTACGCCATAAATTATTAATGGTTCGCAAAGCCACCAGCAATGTCGTTGGGCTGACGACGATAATATTCTGTTCCATCGCATCTCGAATTAGGCTCGGATCGCGTTCAATGGCCAATTGAAAAGCGGGTTCGATAGGAATAAACATCAACACATAATCAAGCGAAGTGATGCCTTTTAAACGATGGTAATCTTTCTGGCTTAATTGCTTAATATGACTTCGAATTGAAACCAAATGCTCGTTTAACGCTTTTTCTCTCTGGCTATCATTCTCGGCATTAAAGTAACGCTCAAATGCGACTAAAGTCATTTTCGAATCGACAACCACTTGTTTATTCTCTGGTAAATTGACGATCACATCAGGCTGATAACGTTTACCCGTATCATGATTTAGGCTCACTTGTGTTTGGTATTCATAGCCTTCACGCAGACCGGAATCTTGCAGCACTTTGGCTAATACCACTTCCCCCCAGTTGCCTTGTTGCTTATTGTCGCCTTTTAGCGCTTGGGTTAGGTTCACGGCATCTTGCGCCATTTGTTCATTGAGCTTTTGCAGCTGCTTAATTTCGTGCACCAAAGTATGGCGCTCTTTTGATTCAGCATGGTAGCTGTCGGTCACTTGCTTTTTAAAACCATTGAGCTGCTCTTTTAGCGGGTTAAGCAGATGCTCCAAGCTTTGTTTGTTTTGCTCATCGACACTCTTGACCTTGGTTTCAAATAATTGATTCGCCAAACGTTCAAACTCCGCCTTGAGCCTCTGCTCTGCTTGTTCGAGTATGGCTAGCTTTTCCTGATTGGCTTGACGTTGCTGCTCGTGCATTGCATGTTGTTCACGCATTTGCGCTTTTAACTCATGATTCTCAGTAGTGAGTTTCTCATAACGTGTTTTTAATTGGCCATATTCAGTTTGAATTTGATCGAGATATTTCAACCGTTCATTCGCCGCCATTAACTGCCCATAATGGCTGCGAGCTTCATATTCAGATTTATCACGTTCAATATCCAACTCATCCAACTCTTGCTGTAATTGTTGGGCTTTGTCTTGTAACGATTGGATTGTAGCGGCTTGGTGGGTTTGCTCTGCTAATTGGCTCTGTTTTAGCAATTCGATTTGATGTCGATAACGGTTACTTAGCCATAATTGTGCTCCGATCATCAACACAATGATCGTCATTAGCATTAATACAACCAAATCGCTATGATGGTTTATCCACTGCATACATACCCTTTATTTGTTTGCTTTCATTGTTCAAATCATATTGGATACTGGATGAATGTCCAGTCTATAGATAACAAAGGATGTTATGAGAATGAATTCCGAATCGCATTCTGAACGTAGCGCATTGTTATTTGGCTTAGCTGCAGTCTTACTATGGTCAACCGTCGCTACCGCATTTAAATTAACCTTACAGCAGTTTTCGCCCATTCAAATGCTGTTCGTGGCAAGTCTCGTTTCTGTTGTCGTACTTTTCATCGTATGTGCTATCCGAGGCTCACTCAGTCAAATTACTTCCACCTTTTTCAGTAACCCTTTGTATTTTATTCTGCTTGGTTTGATCAACCCGCTTGGCTATTACCTGATCTTATTCAAGGCCTATGATTTATTGCCGGCTTCTCAAGCTCAGCCGTTAAATTACAGTTGGGCGATCACACTTGCCCTGATGGCCGCTGTTTTTCTTGGGCAAAAAATTCGCCCTCAAGATTGGTTTGCATGCTTACTTGGTTATCTTGGCGTCTTAGTCATTGCCACTAAAGGTGATTTATTCGCTTTATCTTTTGATAGCCCGCTTGGGGTTGGGCTCGCCTTATTATCAACTTTACTCTGGGCGGGCTATTGGATTTTAAATGCCAAAAATAAGGCTGATCCAATCATAGTCGTTTTACTCGGCTTTTTAGTGTCGCTACCATTTTCGGCCACGTTAGCTTGGTATGAAGGATTATCTTGGGCTGGGGTTGATATTCATGGTTGGTTAGCGGTCAGCTATGTGGGTATTTTTGAAATGGGTATTACGTTTGTATTGTGGCTAACCGCCCTCAAAAAGACGAGTAATACCGCGAGAGTGAGTAACTTAATCTTTCTCTCTCCCTTTATTTCACTCATCTTATTGTCGCAAATTATTGGTGAGACGATTTATATCTCAACCATTATTGGTTTGCTATTAATCTTGGGTGGATTAGCCGTGCAGCAGTTAAAATTTAAAACATCGTCCGTGCGAACAAATACAAATTAATTATTTTTTATTTTCGATATAACGTTGTAAATCCTCGGCTGAAAGTCCTTGTGCTTTTAATTTTTCAGCCAAAATTTGCACCTGCTCTGATTTGCGTGAATCTGCAATCACTTGAAATTGATAAATCAGATCTCGTAATAGTTCGAGCGGTACTTGTTTCGCAGCACTGCGGATACGTTCTTGACTTTGGTTGCCAAGTTCGGTCAGCAATTTTCCATACATGACTTTCTCTGGGCTTTCGTCCAGTTGCTCTAAAATTCGAGCCATTTCATAAGTAGTCAATGACATAAATAAATATAGGTTCCAATTATTTTTAATAACGAGTAGTTGAGAATATTCACTACCGGAAATGAGTGATAAATATACGCCTGAAATCCAATTTATAAAACCAAAATTCACATTTAATGGATTTTATCTTCGCGTATCCCCACCACAAACAAAAGTTTCACGTGAAACCTGTTTATTGTCTTTTTACTCCTATCGAATTACAACCCGGCTTTCGAGTGATATTATCTACTCAATTCTCGACATTAGGACATGCCTGATCAGTACGAGTATATCAATAAGGATGATTCAGATGCAGAAAGACATTTCACAACGCGTGCAACAGATTCGCGACTGGTTGGTACAACACAATTGCGATGCTTTTATTATTCCTCATGAAGATGAATTTCTTGGTGAGTACATCCCAGAACACAATGAACGCCTAGCTTGGGTAACAGGTTTTGCCGGATCTGCGGGGGCTGCTGTTATTACGAAAGATCAAGCGGCCATGTTTGTCGATGGGCGCTACACGGTACAAGTGACGAAACAAGTCCCAAGTGAGATTTTTAGCTACCATCATCTCATTCAAGAACCGCCGCTTGAATGGATTCGAAAGAATTTATCAGTAGGTAGTCAATTAGCCATTGATACACGCATGCATTCAGCCACATGGTTTGAGTCAGCACAACAAAAATTGGCTGGTTTGATCACGATCGCGACGATCGAAGAGAATCCAATTGATCAACTATGGCAATATCGTCCACAAACCGTTGAGTCACCCATTCGTTTAATGCCGCTTGAAGTCGTTGGTCAATCTTCTCAAGACAAACGTGCTGAAATTGCAGCATTAATTCGTGAAAAAAATGCAGATGCAGCCTTGCTAACGCAAATCGATTCTATCTGTTGGTTGCTCAATATGCGTGGTTTAGATGTACCTCGCCTGCCTGCTGTTCTTTGCCATGCTATTTTACACCAAGATGCTAGTGTTGATCTCTTCTTGAATCCAAATCGAATTCCGAGCGATTTTGAGCAGCATGTCGGTACCGATGTACGTGTGCAAGATAGTCAGTTACTCGCACAGGCGTTACAGTCATTACACTGCAAAAAAGTATTGGTCGATCCTAATTCGAGTAATGCTTGGTTTAGCCAAAAATTAAATGAAGCTGGTGCCGCGATTATCGCAACTAGTGATCCCTGCCTATTACCAAAGGCAGCCAAAAACTCGGTAGAGGCACAAGGAATGATCAACTGTCATGTTCGAGATGGTGCTGCGATGGCGAAATTTTTGTGCTGGATCGATGAAGAAGTGGCAGCTGGCCGCTTGCATGATGAAGATGTACTTGCTTCTACTCTGCATGATTTCCGCAAAGAAGATCCTAGTTTAGCGGATCTGAGCTTTGATACTATTTCTGCGGCAGGTAGCAACGCAGCAATGTGTCACTATAATCATGCTGACCAAGCCGAGTTCGGTCGATTACAACTCAATACTTTGTATCTTGTTGATTCAGGTGGTCAGTATTTAGATGGTACAACCGATATAACTCGTACTGTTGCAATTGGCGAACCTAGCGCCTTTATGAAAAAGCAATTTACTCTGGTGTTAAAAGGCCATATCGCTCTTGCCAACGCCCGATTCCCAACAGGCACAACCGGTAGTCAGCTTGATGTTT comes from the Vibrio gangliei genome and includes:
- the tatB gene encoding Sec-independent protein translocase protein TatB, with translation MFDIGFWELVLISVVALVVLGPERLPVAIRSVSKFVRTAKTMANNVKEELSQELKIQELQDNLRKAEQMGMKDLSPELQSSIEELKKAAQDVQRPYAKETSSSSSADSDEQAPSATTQDELLPDENHIMKDDSESQPAQSSTDNKA
- the tatC gene encoding twin-arginine translocase subunit TatC, encoding MSTQEETQPLISHLIELRNRILKAIVSVLVVFVCLVWFSSDIYEFVSAPLIDRLPEGASMIATDVASPFFTPLKLTLVASVFVAVPLVLYQIWAFVAPGLYKHERRLIAPLLFSSSLLFYCGVAFAYFVVFPLIFGFFTAISLGGVQFATDISSYLDFVLSLFMAFGIAFEVPVAIILLCWTGATDAKSLAQKRPYIIVIAFVVGMLLTPPDMVSQTLLAVPMCILFEIGLFFSRFYTKRGEEEEQDHEQA
- the rmuC gene encoding DNA recombination protein RmuC translates to MQWINHHSDLVVLMLMTIIVLMIGAQLWLSNRYRHQIELLKQSQLAEQTHQAATIQSLQDKAQQLQQELDELDIERDKSEYEARSHYGQLMAANERLKYLDQIQTEYGQLKTRYEKLTTENHELKAQMREQHAMHEQQRQANQEKLAILEQAEQRLKAEFERLANQLFETKVKSVDEQNKQSLEHLLNPLKEQLNGFKKQVTDSYHAESKERHTLVHEIKQLQKLNEQMAQDAVNLTQALKGDNKQQGNWGEVVLAKVLQDSGLREGYEYQTQVSLNHDTGKRYQPDVIVNLPENKQVVVDSKMTLVAFERYFNAENDSQREKALNEHLVSIRSHIKQLSQKDYHRLKGITSLDYVLMFIPIEPAFQLAIERDPSLIRDAMEQNIIVVSPTTLLVALRTINNLWRNERQNQNAKMIAEKASKLYDKMRLFVDDMENVGQALTRAQTSYQGAMNKLSTGRGNLIRQAESFKSLGVEVKKGISQEITEIAQNDLDNHRQAVEDKVN
- the ubiE gene encoding bifunctional demethylmenaquinone methyltransferase/2-methoxy-6-polyprenyl-1,4-benzoquinol methylase UbiE, whose protein sequence is MTDKQIQADHSKSQDETTHFGFSTVAKEQKVEKVAEVFHSVAAKYDIMNDLMSGGIHRLWKRFTIDCSGVRPGQKVLDLAGGTGDLTAKFSRIVGDSGEVILADINNSMLKVGRDKLRDIGIVGNVHYVQANAEELPFPDDYFDCITISFGLRNVTDKDKALRSMFRVLKPGGRLLVLEFSKPKFEALSKIYDAYSFHLLPRIGELVANDADSYRYLAESIRMHPDQETLKAMMEEAGFEQTKYFDLTGGIVALHRGYKF
- a CDS encoding ubiquinone biosynthesis accessory factor UbiJ; protein product: MPFEPLVTGAIETTLNRLIADSPTHQQQVARLKGKVIVVHIQEFDRRLVFVFSHQIDVLSHYEAEPDCYLSLKLSVLPELKDHANITKLIKQDKLVLDGDIQLAQKFSQLMTAIKPDPEEWLSRLIGDVLAHTVVQGVKGQMKWLKSSAERQQRKLSTVLIEEWKVAPNPLEIAHFCDQVDEVSGKAGVLEQRIARLMEKA
- the ubiB gene encoding ubiquinone biosynthesis regulatory protein kinase UbiB is translated as MTFRELKRLYRIIQIQLEYGLEELLPHHQLTKLPRIGVKSLFWIRKKHQDKPVGERLRLALQELGPVWIKFGQMMSTRRDLFPDYIADPLALLQDKVLPFDGARAQKQIEKSLGGPIEQWFDEFDIDPLASASIAQVHTAKIKSTGQEVVLKVIRPDIRPIIEADLRLMYRLAHIVARFMPDARRLKPVEVVKEYERTLLSELDLRMEAANALQLRRNFIDSKDLYVPDVYMDFCSEHLMVSERIYGIQVSDLEALAKNGTNMKRLAEKGVSVFFTQVFRDSFFHADMHPGNVFVSWDTPEDPLWIGLDCGIVGTLNSEDKRYLAENFLAFFNRDYRRVAELHVDSGWVPADTNIIDFEAAIRTVCEPIFAKPLCEISFGHVLLNLFNTARRFNMEVQPQLVLLQKTLLYIEGLGRQLYPQLDLWQTAKPFLENWMMEQVGPKAVLNAVKDKAPLWAEKLPELPELLYETLKRGRDLDQNVARYFALYSASKRKQTTGKFLFGIGATLIVCSAILQLSTTDWHHPLSGGFAVTGAIFWLASWRAYRN
- a CDS encoding aminopeptidase P family protein, with the translated sequence MQKDISQRVQQIRDWLVQHNCDAFIIPHEDEFLGEYIPEHNERLAWVTGFAGSAGAAVITKDQAAMFVDGRYTVQVTKQVPSEIFSYHHLIQEPPLEWIRKNLSVGSQLAIDTRMHSATWFESAQQKLAGLITIATIEENPIDQLWQYRPQTVESPIRLMPLEVVGQSSQDKRAEIAALIREKNADAALLTQIDSICWLLNMRGLDVPRLPAVLCHAILHQDASVDLFLNPNRIPSDFEQHVGTDVRVQDSQLLAQALQSLHCKKVLVDPNSSNAWFSQKLNEAGAAIIATSDPCLLPKAAKNSVEAQGMINCHVRDGAAMAKFLCWIDEEVAAGRLHDEDVLASTLHDFRKEDPSLADLSFDTISAAGSNAAMCHYNHADQAEFGRLQLNTLYLVDSGGQYLDGTTDITRTVAIGEPSAFMKKQFTLVLKGHIALANARFPTGTTGSQLDVLARQYLWAEGYNYDHGTGHGVGHFLSVHEGPQRISPAYNGVALQPGMVLSNEPGYYRANEFGIRIENLELVTEKSTQGDFPVLSFESLTRCPIDVRAVDTALLTEPEKQWLNDYHQKVWNDISPLVEGNVRAWLQQATQAI
- the tsrA gene encoding H-NS-like global regulator TsrA, which gives rise to MSLTTYEMARILEQLDESPEKVMYGKLLTELGNQSQERIRSAAKQVPLELLRDLIYQFQVIADSRKSEQVQILAEKLKAQGLSAEDLQRYIENKK
- a CDS encoding DMT family transporter, yielding MNSESHSERSALLFGLAAVLLWSTVATAFKLTLQQFSPIQMLFVASLVSVVVLFIVCAIRGSLSQITSTFFSNPLYFILLGLINPLGYYLILFKAYDLLPASQAQPLNYSWAITLALMAAVFLGQKIRPQDWFACLLGYLGVLVIATKGDLFALSFDSPLGVGLALLSTLLWAGYWILNAKNKADPIIVVLLGFLVSLPFSATLAWYEGLSWAGVDIHGWLAVSYVGIFEMGITFVLWLTALKKTSNTARVSNLIFLSPFISLILLSQIIGETIYISTIIGLLLILGGLAVQQLKFKTSSVRTNTN
- the tatA gene encoding Sec-independent protein translocase subunit TatA; translation: MGGISIWQLLIIAVIVVLLFGTKKLRGIGGDLGSAVKGFKEAMNDGDKKDAAQKTAAKDADFEAKSIDQNKVDSSVETDAKKEKEQG